A region of Falco peregrinus isolate bFalPer1 chromosome 13, bFalPer1.pri, whole genome shotgun sequence DNA encodes the following proteins:
- the PDZD11 gene encoding PDZ domain-containing protein 11 isoform X2 — protein sequence MARPRGRARAGRGAPGRQRGSMEGRLPYDDFPVVFLPPYESPPAWVPPHERVYHPDYNNELTQFLPRTIVLKKPPGAQVIPDSDAHRAGLQEGDQVLSVNDVDFQDIEHSKAVEILKTAREITMRVRYFPYNYQRQKERTVH from the exons ATGGCGAGGCCGCGCGGGCGGGCacgggcggggcgcggcgctcCCGGCAGGCAGCGCGGCAGCATGGAGGGCCGGCTGCCCTACGACGACTTCCCGGTGGTCTTCCTGCCGCCCTACGAGAGCCCGCCCGCCTGGGTGCCGCCGCATGAG AGGGTGTACCACCCCGACTACAACAACGAGCTCACCCAGTTCCTGCCCCGCACCATCGTCCTGAAGAAGCCGCCCGGAGCGCAG GTGATCCCTGACTCGGATGCgcacagagctgggctgcaAGAAGGGGACCAGGTGCTCTCAGTAAACGATGTGGATTTCCAGGACATTGAGCACAGCAAG gctGTGGAGATCCTGAAGACGGCCCGTGAAATCACCATGCGTGTGCGTTACTTCCCCTACA
- the PDZD11 gene encoding PDZ domain-containing protein 11 isoform X1 — MARPRGRARAGRGAPGRQRGSMEGRLPYDDFPVVFLPPYESPPAWVPPHERVYHPDYNNELTQFLPRTIVLKKPPGAQLGFNIRGGKASQLGIFISKVIPDSDAHRAGLQEGDQVLSVNDVDFQDIEHSKAVEILKTAREITMRVRYFPYNYQRQKERTVH; from the exons ATGGCGAGGCCGCGCGGGCGGGCacgggcggggcgcggcgctcCCGGCAGGCAGCGCGGCAGCATGGAGGGCCGGCTGCCCTACGACGACTTCCCGGTGGTCTTCCTGCCGCCCTACGAGAGCCCGCCCGCCTGGGTGCCGCCGCATGAG AGGGTGTACCACCCCGACTACAACAACGAGCTCACCCAGTTCCTGCCCCGCACCATCGTCCTGAAGAAGCCGCCCGGAGCGCAG CTGGGCTTCAATATCCGGGGAGGAAAAGCCTCACAGCTGGGAATCTTCATTTCTAAG GTGATCCCTGACTCGGATGCgcacagagctgggctgcaAGAAGGGGACCAGGTGCTCTCAGTAAACGATGTGGATTTCCAGGACATTGAGCACAGCAAG gctGTGGAGATCCTGAAGACGGCCCGTGAAATCACCATGCGTGTGCGTTACTTCCCCTACA